In Erigeron canadensis isolate Cc75 chromosome 8, C_canadensis_v1, whole genome shotgun sequence, the DNA window tataataaatcaaaagtaaaaatgtaaaaacgAAAAAGAGAAAACCTAAAAATAGATTGCTATATTTAGTGAAAAGTTCTGTCTAATATTGATTtcactaaacaaaaaaaaagagagaaatgaCAAAAGTGAGTTAAGCCAAGGGGCACTATAGTAACTTGCTGACTACTCATACCCATTATAAAGTCAACAAATCCAGTGTCCAAAACCCAACAGTAGCACCCATTTCCCTTTCATTTCACCCCCCAATCAATATCTCTTATTATTACAGTAATTCACATTACATATGAAAACCCGACGGGGAAATGCCTATCCGGTTGCCGGAGCTCAGTTAACTAGCAGCCGGAAAAAGTCAAAACCGTCAAATGCTCTTTGTGACAACTTTGATAGACTACCAGACGACATCGTTTTAGTCATCCTTGCGAATCTTAGCTCCTCAGCCGAACGCCCGTCTGATTTCATCTCCTCTCTATTaatgtaataattttttattttttatttctcaaaatgaagacattttgtttatatgtatatatatatattttgtaggtggtgattttatttttatgtgtgAATTATTGAAACAGAAACAGAAGGTTTTACGGATTGGGACTAGACCAGAAGGTGTTATCGAAAGCTTCGGCAGAAACGTTTGCGATTAAACCTCACAAATGGTCTCTCAATGCCAATTGGTTTCTTAAACGATGTTCTGATGCCGGAAACGCCGATGCTTCTTACACTCTCGGCATGGTTAGTTCTTTTAATTacattttattatcattaatgaattatgtttaattaatatatacattaattattaactgTACTATATTTGTTTGGTTACAGATTCAGTTCTACTGCTTTCAAAACAGAAGAAATGGGGCAGCGTTGATGGCAAAAGCAGCGATTGCATCACACGCGCCAGCATTATACTCGCTTGCTATCATCCAGTTCAACGGAAGTGGAGGCACAAAAAACGTCAAGGACCTAATTGGGGGAGTCACGCTGTGTGCACGTGCAGCGTTTCTGGGCCACATTGACGCTCTCCGTGAATTGGGTTATTGTCTGAAAGACGGTTATGGAATCAGTAAAAACGTAACAGAAGGCCAACGGTTTCTGTTACAAGCAAACGCGCGTGAACTGAATGCAATGTACGATCCACGTGCTTCTGTTGCGGGTCGGGTGGGTCATCCCGCAAACCGTTTTCTGGCGAGTTGGTTTGTGAATCGGGTGCCCGACCCGGCATTGCGGATTTGTTGTTATGCGGGTTGTGGACGACCCGAGACTAGGATGCATGAGTTTAGGAGGTGTTCGGTTTGCGGGGTGATGAATTACTGCTCACGTGGTTGTCAAGCGCGTGATTGGACAATGGGTCATTTTAAGAGTTGCAGGCCCTTGGTGTTTATGAATGTTGTTGATCATCCTCACGCGTGGTTGGTTTAACGCTGACAATGACGGTGAGATGATGAAAAGGAGGATGATGTGATGATATTGGTTTTATGTTTTTACAGTTTAGAGGGTAGCAATTTTGtacacaaaacaaaatatatatagctatataGCTTAGCTAGTGGAGTAATATGAGATATGATATCATATAGCTGCCttttacttttttagtttttgttaccTTATCAAAAATAGTTGTGGCTAAATTTCCATCGCCTCGTCTTGCTTGTCCTTTTGAATCCCTTTTCGGGGATCCAAATTTCCAGTACTGGTTGAGTTATAATTTGATACGTATGCATTACCAATTAATACTATATCGAATGCAATTAGTGATCACAAGTCTTGATACTGCCAAACATCATATGGCAAATGAACCACTAAATGACTCGACCACACCATGTTGATATTACATTTAACATAATGATTTGCAaggaaaaatttaattaatggaAAATATGGAGGTAGTTTTGCATGGGagtataaaagaaatataacaatataaaaacacaaaaattcGTCAATACTCAAGAAAGTTAtattttcaagtcaagaacatATCAAATACGACCTTTAGAACTAtaattaacatgtataaaataatgatagatttatatcaaaagtccacCACGTCAATTTTATTGTCACTATGACTATATTTCTCAAGACCTTAACTTATTAATGCTCAAGTATTTATGATACTATTGTATATATTGAAGATTTGACTGActtaatgtaatgtaatggtAAACTGTTGATATATCTTTCTCAACCATCAACTAAAGTTATTAAAGTAGTAATATATAGTTGAAATCCGAAATTATTTCCTGATGGCGAATAAATGTTTCAATGTAAAAATACCAAAGTTAATTCCGGAGTACAATACAAGCAAATTAGAGAAATgactatattaaaataaaatatgcgAATAAGTACTTTACGATAAAAGCATTATCACGTGAATCAATGTAAAAAGTATGTAAAAAAGGAACCATACGAATTTTATTAGCATTGCAAATTCAAAATCGAAAGCTCAAGACATGGTATTTtgctttctttattttattttgataatgaaAAAAGGCGAAAGCATTAAAATTGCCACATCAAAAGGCATCCTATGccatttatatatcatttttcccATTTCAAATCCATacccttttttcctttttttttatttttattttttttacctctTTATGTAACAACAACCATCGATTTTTAAAGTAATGCCATAGTAATATTCTGTATACAGTAGCTAGGtcgtttaaaaaataaacaacaaatgCTTGATTACATTAATCTAATCCACATTCATTTGAATCAACAGCCACTATGTTAAACCTTAGCTTTTTATATTTAgaaaagtattatatatattttttttacttttttttagaagggatagaaaagtatattataACTCTAAACTTGTAGTATATGGGAAAGGACTATAAACTTATATTAAGAATGGCTGTGTACAAATCAATGCCATATTTTAAAATGTAGTTTGAACaagacaaaattttaaaataaaccagttacatttaataaaatatattaagaatgaaaaaaatttaGAGATCAGTTGACTACATGACTTGTCAGGCTCTCAAAGTCTCATTGAAAGCAATTCACTTTCCTCTTCACCCCTCCCCGACAATTCCCGGCCTCCTGTTTAATACTTATATGAGTTACTAATAATATACATGAGTTAAGCATACTAGTTTAATCAACCAGTGGTTAAAAGTAAGTAAAtctatgttatttttttcttcttttttgtaacGGCAAATTTAGATCACTGACGGACGATTGGAGTATCATCGTGTCATTAGGGTACCACCCAATCATATCCCTACTATGCAATAATGTCAATACACCAATTCAAGATGAAAACTCCTTATGAGAGAACCCCTATGTGAGTTTTCAATCCATGACCTTATGGTCACTAGGCTTTATTCCACCACCAAAATGCCACTAGGCTATTAAGCCATAaacaagtaaaaatatatatcagttttttgttttttcttatttctttttggTTAAACTAATTTGGAAACAATATATATTCCTAAAAAAGATACTATGGTCCAACAACTCCACTCCATTTAAAGATGTACATATTCTAAGTAAATTGAGTATGGGCTTTGAGAGTGTAATGGCACTACCAAAACCAAGCATAGTGCATTGAGTATGGGATTCATCAACCATAATCACACGCCGGCCGCATTCAACTTTAACCAAAACCACTATTCCATCTTTTAGAGTAGTTGCTCACCAGTTGGAACTAATATGAGGAGTTAAACTCTAAAGGCATGTTTGGTTATTATTTTAAAtcgatatattattattttatactcaTAAAACTTTAGTATTACTACTTTTTAAAGCTTATACTTTATCCATATTATAAAGTCCAATCCAATCCTTTCTATCAAACACATGATAGATATAATTTATTCAAAttctaattttatcaaattttattgGTTCAGCTTgtaattcttttaaattttaattcgTTTGACAAATTccaaactttcaaaatattgtTTTAACGAAACATGAAACATTGTGGGAAAAGTACTCGTGCTCAGATTTTCTTAATAGAAATCTGCGTGCTCTATTCACAATACACTGGACTTCACTAAACGAGGCCTAGAAAACACTAGTATGTCCGTGCTTCACTGAAAGCTAAACACGATTATAAAGGTAAAGGACTAAAATTGGTAATAAAAGTTACCAATTATATTTAAGTGACTAAGTTTGAGGACAAAATAAATAATTCTAACTTAAAGAAGTGGACAATAGTACGGTGCTTCTTGCGAATGTATAAtgcttttaattttttgttttcctcACAGATGTGTGCATAGCTAATTACTAAATCACGAATTGATTGATTTTAGATGCTCTTTAGAGCAAACCATTTCGACAAATTATACAACTGAACGTAGTTGATCTGCAGACTTAGCACTCATAAACGTTTTATCGTTTACATAAAGGTGGTTGCCTCTTGCCATTGACACTACTAAAGATTTTAAGGAGAATGTCAGAAGCTTTGCAAAGTTCATGAACGCGAGTTAATGATTTAGCCACATACATATTATCACAGACATCCCacaatacatacatatgtattaTGCCTATAAACGCAATGTATATGATTGACGTATCATATTATTATGTACCTAGCAGAATGTGTCAAATCTGGTGTCAAATGACAATTTATAAACGGTACCTATAGGTGCACAACTGCACATTTATGATTTAACATTACATCACAAATTTATAAGCACTAACCTCTCAAGTGGCTCAAAATCCTCAAATGGTAAACATGTACTATGCAGTCTATAACATTTGCATCCTTTCTCTAATGTGAGAGCCTCAACATAAAGATTTTTTATCGTGGCATTTGAGACTTGGCCATCCCAACCCATATAACAACCCCAGCAGCAAGAATCACCCATCCAAGTACATCATACTTCAGATCACTGCTCTTTGTTTTGGCTGGGCCCTGTAACAAGCAAGAGGATTTCCAACATCAGATACTAGCATACTATTATGTAAATTGGAAAACTACAGTCTTTTTCTAGCACTGTAGAAAAATCGGCAAGGAAGGGTAGCTttataatcttttttaaaaaagaaagcaTATTTCATTAAAGAACACATAACTACAAATATTTCCTggttaaaaaaatgtaagtatAAAGAAGTATATAAGTTCAATTTTGACATAAAGGGAACAGGGATGAGCTACCCGTGACCAACTCAAGCTCGACTCGTTAAAAAAGCTAGATTTGAGTCAAGCTTAAACGAGTTCAAGCCTAAATTAGATCCCGAACTCAAGGTTCAGACACTAAAATCGTGAGCCTAAAGTCCTACACAAGGTTTTAGATATAGTTAcattttaaatagttttttatacATCTATGAGTCATATAActcaaaatttaatatttctAGATACTATTACTCCAATGGAGCTTACCaataaaaatcatatttaaagtaaaatatttataaaaaaaaaaactagtttaaaATGACGTATTACAATATTATTCTGAGACGTACAATAAATCTCCCCCTCtgaggtaaaaaaaaataaattacgaTCTACAAAGTTTTATGCATCAAGAGAGTTAAAAATTGGACGCCTTTCAGCTTAGTTGAActgttcaacccatttgacccacttCCCTTCAGgctaaacttttaattttacttcAGACCCGTTTCACATAAAACACAACACACCTCAACCCATTCATAAGCAACTAGTTCAAAATTGAGACCTAGCAAATACCAAAGAGAATGTACAACCTTTGCCCTAGCAGATGTGGTAGATTCTCCACCCGAAGGCTGATGGGTTTGATTGAATCCTCCGTGTTTGTGGAACTCATAGTGCAATTCAGGTGCCTACCAGATTTAgaacaaaaaattaaacaaattaatgcaAAGTATACAGTGAGCAGAACAACAAGATACCATAATTCACAAATTTGACTgatgcatatatattatattgaataCCTTAGAAGAGTTAGCCAAAGATTGGAGATAAAGTTCATTCCCTGGACACTGATGTAACAAACACGATCATAAACATTCAGAAACTAGAGCAAGAAAACCAATTAATATCTTTCAAACGGTAGTCAGCTTCTgcatatgacatcatcaaaagcaAGTACACAGTACCTGATTCACTGCCTTTTGGAAAGAATCAGATGCCTCTTCAAATAGAATCTGCGCCTCATCAGTATCAGGAGTTATAAATGCAAGTGAGGTGAGAGCATTTCCCAAACACCATAATGCCTCGTGTTTCACCGGGTTGATAGACAAAGCCTCTTCCAGCTTGGAAATAGCAACTAAGTTCAAAGATTTTCACGCATTTTCCAGGAAACATAAAAAGGTCTTAGTAATTGGGAATTAAATTCTTGTAAAGTAAGTCAGCATTAAAACAGGGCAAACAATACCTTTAATCATATTCCTTCCTTCATTGGCATCTCCTAAATGAGATAATTCCAACAAAGCTCCACCCCATCTTGTTAAATTCTGTCATCACCAAACATAtagtaatttaatattaacaaTGGACTTTCTTTCaagcatattattattatataataatacatgaAGAATCATGATCTGCTTGATCTTTAACACACATTACTAATAACATGACCAATTCTTCAAATTGGAATCATATTTCCCGATTGAAAGGAACAGGATACATGCTCATCTCAAGAATATCTTAGCGTTTTAGGATAACATTAGAAAATCAAATAGTCGGGGAAACTTGTTTCCATGATTTTGATGATATCGTGACAAAATAGTACTTAGGGTTAACTCAATACCGGTGTTCAAAGGTCTTCATTTCATACTAACGAGTGAGCATAAGGACTCAAATGATCAAGTAGCCAAATTGAAAGTGGAAAAGTTTTCATCATTTAACGTGCACAAGTGACTACAGTTAACTAAGTTTACATTCTAATAATGTCATGATAATGGTATTAAAATCCGAGAACAACCTTTCTCCATACATATTGAAGGAGGACTTTTAATCATCATTATACAATTTACAAATGAAGCCAATGGTAAAGAAAACCTTTACTACCATAATTTAAATACGCAATTATCTATTATTAGATGAAGgcaataataaataatgtaatGATAATAAGTTGGCAATAAATGAAAgatataataaagaaagaagATACACATCAGCATCAGTAGGGTCTTTGGCGTAATGAGTTTCAGCGATGATACGAGCATGTTCGAACATTATAAGCCTCTCGATATCTTCCTGGCTTGGCTCCATtcttattcttaataataaatattatttactttctttatgAAGATGGTCCAGAGGAAGCGTTTAGGGTTTATGAACAAAAACCAGAAGTGTTTTTCGATACGAGGGTTTTATGTTTGCGTTTTTTCTGTTTCACTTTCCACACGTGGAATGTGGGCTACTTTCAATGGGCCCCGACGGCTCGGCAAAAAAGCCCATCTCTATAGtctatatatcatcatcattattcaataaaataaagggaaatgataaacACAGAACCCGAGGCTATACTTAATAcgttattacatgcataaatgACTTGCACATTGAAGATAATTATCTCTCATATTTACGGATTGATATTCAATGTATAACCTTCTATGGATGTAATAACGTATTAAACATAACCCTTGGAGCTATGTTTATCATTTCCCTAAAATAAAATAGGTCAACGCAGAGAAGAGTGTGACCTTGAGtatttttataattgaaaagAATAAAAGAGGTTGAATCATTTTAAATCACCTCAAATaggaaaattttttaaataaaaagaattaataaatcCCTTCAAATcctattatattatttcttttccATTGTTAAAAGAAGTCAAGAACACAATTTattcaacaatttttttatgaacAAAACTCCATTCGATAAGCTGATTAACAAGTAGCAGTAATTGTCCGGTTCACTTCAGACTCCCAATTGGATAAACCTCGTGGTTATGGGCTGTAGATATGATAGATACCATTGAACCTTGTAGGCATCATCAATATTCAAGTACTGTGGCATTAATTTGTGCAATCATCAGTATAGCATGTTGAAACAAGGTGTTACAATGTTCCATCCTAAAAATCACCTTGTGTAGCAAGCTGATCATTATACTAGTTAAACTGTATCGTTAAATTTCTAAAATTCATTACCTATTGCAAATTAATCATTATACTTTGCTAACACCTTGTTTAGATGTATCCATGTTTCTATTattgcttgtacatttgtaactTTGTGCAAATTAATgaaaattcacctttaaagtTACTTTGCTAACATGAAAGAAGATTATGAAAAGTAAACAGCATTTTAGCAAGTTAAAGTAAATGATTTAACACATCCCAATAAACTATTTTGATAGAAAAACTGATCTTATCAACCTCAAAATTTTGTCGATGCCATGATTTAGGCTGGGTTTAAAGATCATAGATCTCTATAACAAACAATTTAAATCTATGATCTTTAAGGTCGGACATCTTGTATTATGGACATCAATCAACTTTTTGTTAACCATTTAACATTTTCTTGTGTATCCATCTCCCCTAAACCTTGGCGATATGTAATCCAGACCACTAAACAATTTTCCAGGATACAAGTAACAAATACTCCTATGATGGTCAAATTTGTAAGCTATATGATTCTGCCATAATTAAAACTGCTAGTGAAGTCCAGCCAGTAAAAGGGTGTGCGCCTTTTCCATTTCCCTTCTTCTGATCATATTGTTCCCAAAAATAACCAGTCTGCTTATAATTCTTCATCACATTTCTGTTGTACAATTTAAAGGATGTGTAAATTCTCAAAAAAGAAGCACATGTTACTAGAGCACAGACATAATGACGACTAAACATACCGGATCAGATTGCCCCTCAATtcattgtaaataatttcagcTCTTTCTCTATACGGCCCTTCCTCTACAAAGACAAGTACATATCAGTATAGAAACGAGTTGAAGTTCAGCAGCAATATAATTATTTGAGATGGCAATTTCACCTTCTTTCAAAGCAAAATATGGGGTAAATACCAGTCGTATTCCATAGGTAACGGGTCAAATGAGtaaactaatataaaaaatagctAAGATATGTAACAGTTTAAACACATCAAACGTCGCTCAAAGCGTATTCAAAAGCTTACAAACTCCTAATCGGTTTTTAGAGATATTTATTATTTCACATTATATATCTTGAAAAGTTGTACAATACATATTGGTGAGTCGATATAATCCATTCCATTTCAACTACAAACAAAACAGAGTTAGTTATGAATAAAAGTTGGAACCTTTTGAATAA includes these proteins:
- the LOC122579972 gene encoding mitochondrial import receptor subunit TOM20-like; the encoded protein is MEPSQEDIERLIMFEHARIIAETHYAKDPTDADNLTRWGGALLELSHLGDANEGRNMIKVAISKLEEALSINPVKHEALWCLGNALTSLAFITPDTDEAQILFEEASDSFQKAVNQCPGNELYLQSLANSSKAPELHYEFHKHGGFNQTHQPSGGESTTSARAKGPAKTKSSDLKYDVLGWVILAAGVVIWVGMAKSQMPR
- the LOC122580045 gene encoding F-box protein At1g67340-like encodes the protein MKTRRGNAYPVAGAQLTSSRKKSKPSNALCDNFDRLPDDIVLVILANLSSSAERPSDFISSLLINRRFYGLGLDQKVLSKASAETFAIKPHKWSLNANWFLKRCSDAGNADASYTLGMIQFYCFQNRRNGAALMAKAAIASHAPALYSLAIIQFNGSGGTKNVKDLIGGVTLCARAAFLGHIDALRELGYCLKDGYGISKNVTEGQRFLLQANARELNAMYDPRASVAGRVGHPANRFLASWFVNRVPDPALRICCYAGCGRPETRMHEFRRCSVCGVMNYCSRGCQARDWTMGHFKSCRPLVFMNVVDHPHAWLV